The Acidobacteriaceae bacterium nucleotide sequence TGGTCGGGACCGTGGTGCATGTGGGCGTTGGCCAGCGTGCGCTTTGCGGTGGCGTCCCACAGTACGAGATCGGCGTCACTGCCGACGGCAATAGCACCTTTCTGGGGGTACAGACCAAAGAGCTTGGCGGGGTTGCTGCTGACCAGGTCGACAAACTTTCGAAGCTGGATGCGGCCCTCGTGGACACCGCGCGTGTAGACGATCGGCAGCCTGGCTGCGAGGCCGGGGATGCCGTTGGGGATTTTGGAGAACGGCGCGTCGGGGCCAGCGAACATCTTGCCTTCGGTCCCGTGGAAGTTGAGTGGCGAGTGGTCGGAGGAGACGACGGTGATCGTTCCATCCTGAATGCGCTGCCAGAGGTCTTGCTGATCCTCCGCCGTGCGTGCCGGCGGCGCGAACATGAACTTGGCGCCTTCCATACCGGGACGGTTGAGGTCGTCGGCGGTCAGCACGAGATACTGCGAGCAGGTTTCGGCCCAGACTTTGACACCGCGGCCCTGAGCGCGCGCTACTTCTTCCGCAGAGCCCTGTCCAGAGACGTGGAAGATCTGCAGTGGCGTATCCAAAGCCTCGGCCAGCGCGATGACGCGGTGCGTGGCTTCGCGCTCCACGATCATCGGCTTGGCGAGCGTGAGAGCGTGTGGCGCGGTAATGCCCTGGGCGAGCAGTCGTTGGGTCAGCCAGTCGATCAACTCATGATGCTCGGCGTGTACGCAGACCAGCGCCCCGTATTTACGTGCGGCGTCCAGCACGGGCAGAATCTGTGCGTCGGTCATGCGCGTGCTGGCGTTCGCCATGAAGATCTTGATGGAGCGATGGCCTGCGGCGATCAGTTCGGGCAGTTCTCGTTCGAGCACTTCGGGCGTGGGATCGGTGATGGTGAGGTGGAAGCTGTGGTCGCAGCGCGAACGCTGCGAAAGCTCATGCGAGTGTGCGGCAGCGTTCTTCAGCGAGCCTCCGCGCGGCTGCATGATGAACGACAGAAACGTCGTCGTGCCGCCTGCCAGTGCCGAAGCGCTTCCGCTGGCGAAGTCATCGGCGATCTGTGCGCCAGAGGAGAACGCCTGGTCGACATGTACATGCGAGTCAACGCCGCCGGGAAGCACCAGCAGACCCGAAGCATCAACGTCCTGTTGACCGGCTGGGAGAGAGGCTTCGATGGCGGCAATCTGTCCATCGCGAATACCGAGGTCGCAGGTCACGATGGCATCGGGCGTTACCACGGTTCCGCGTCGAATCGTAAGGTCAAACATTGTGGCTCCTAGGGGGCTTGTTCGTAGAAAGGAAGAGGGTGTTATGGAAGAGTTGTGGGTTCGGCTGGGTGAGAAGCGTTACCGGGTGGAGCGTCCGTTTGGCGATGTGCCGGGAGTGGAGCAGGGCAGCGTTTCGGACGTTGCGGTGAACTCGCGTGGGCACATCTTTGTGCTGCTGCGGCGCGACCCTTTGCTGACTCCCCAGGCTGCGGCTGTGGTCGAACTGGCACTGGATGGCAGCCGTGTTCGCGCGTGGGGAGAAGAGATTGCCGATGCGCACATGCTGGTGTGCCATCCGGCAAACGATGACGTCTTTGTCGTGGACCGTGACGCGCATGAGGTGCGTCGTTATAGTGCTGAAGGCCAATACAAAAGCTCGCTCGGCACACGCCACAGGCCGGGCGAACCGTTCAGCCATCCCACGGACATCGCCTTCATGCCTGGCGGGGAGATGGTGGTTGCCGACGGCTATGGCAACGCCACTGTTCACATCTTTGCGCCGGATGGCGAACGTCTGCGCTCCTTCGGCAAACTCGGCACGCAGCCTGGGAAGTTTCTGACGCCGCACTCCGTCTGCCCGCTCGATCAGCAGCACGTGGTCGTTGTCGATCGCGAAAATCACCGCCTGCAGGTCTTCAGTCTCGAAGGAAAGCTGGTCGACGTGTGGGGCGGGTTCTTCCGTCCACAGTCGGTCTGGAGCGATGGCAGGCAGCTTTTCGTCACGGATGCGGTTCCTTCGCTGAGCCTTTTGAGCCTTACCGGGGAACGAATTTCGCGCTGCCGTCCTGTTTTGAATGGAGCCCACGGGCTCGCTGGAGACCCCGCCAGCGGCTGCCTTTATCTGGCGGAAACCAGCCCCAGCCGACTGACTTGCCTGGTTCCCGAAGATAAAGAGGCGTCGCATGTTGTATAACAATTATACAAAAGTAGCTGTATGTCTATCCTCAGCCAAGGCTTGGTGAACCGGATAGAAAGGACGCGGGAAATGGCATTTGTCGTGGAATTTTCGAAGTGCGTCGAAGAACTAGGCGCATTGCAGGCGGTTTTGCCCAACGACGACGTTGTGGCAAATCAGTGGAAGATTATGGCGCAGGCCGCCTCGGAGGCGTTGTCGCGCGGTGAGACGCACTACACGGATCGCCCGGGCATTCTGCCCTTGCGTCAGAAGGTCAGCGCGTTGCTGCAGAAGCGGTTCTCGCTGACGGTCGATGCGAAAGCTTCTGTTGTCGTCACCTGCGGTGCTGTGGAGGCGCGTTTTGTGGCGCTGCAGCAGCTTCTTGAAGCAGGCGCCGGGGTCTGGGCTTCGGAGTCGCTGCAGGAACTCATTGCCGGTGCGGCCTGTATGCGCCGCGCCACGCTGACATCCTCTCCTGAAGAGGCGAAGCTGGTGTACCTCGCCAG carries:
- the hydA gene encoding dihydropyrimidinase: MFDLTIRRGTVVTPDAIVTCDLGIRDGQIAAIEASLPAGQQDVDASGLLVLPGGVDSHVHVDQAFSSGAQIADDFASGSASALAGGTTTFLSFIMQPRGGSLKNAAAHSHELSQRSRCDHSFHLTITDPTPEVLERELPELIAAGHRSIKIFMANASTRMTDAQILPVLDAARKYGALVCVHAEHHELIDWLTQRLLAQGITAPHALTLAKPMIVEREATHRVIALAEALDTPLQIFHVSGQGSAEEVARAQGRGVKVWAETCSQYLVLTADDLNRPGMEGAKFMFAPPARTAEDQQDLWQRIQDGTITVVSSDHSPLNFHGTEGKMFAGPDAPFSKIPNGIPGLAARLPIVYTRGVHEGRIQLRKFVDLVSSNPAKLFGLYPQKGAIAVGSDADLVLWDATAKRTLANAHMHHGPDHTPYEGLETVGIPKSVYLRGQLAFQDDLVLSQPGTGRFIARQPYEYIEPTGHFPAGFNPYA
- a CDS encoding aminotransferase class I/II-fold pyridoxal phosphate-dependent enzyme — its product is MAFVVEFSKCVEELGALQAVLPNDDVVANQWKIMAQAASEALSRGETHYTDRPGILPLRQKVSALLQKRFSLTVDAKASVVVTCGAVEARFVALQQLLEAGAGVWASESLQELIAGAACMRRATLTSSPEEAKLVYLASSLKENVLRATLAKVAPDAIVLFEVDEEGASFHPSQVGGFSERTITIGQLGDPAWQMGYLVAAGGFSAGLRDFKQALTICSTNLSQWAMLAAMEAQ